Proteins encoded in a region of the Candidatus Methylomirabilota bacterium genome:
- a CDS encoding chemotaxis protein CheW, with translation MKAVRSDSFCVNGGHKVTVQGSPLRLVVFGIEGQRYALRLDTVERVLPMAAVSPLPKAPSVALGVINLHGQVVPVLDIRSRFSLPSCDYGITGRLLVARTHRRILALPVDEVVGVTEVAGDTVMPPGTVLPGIGYVAGIVALADGLIFIHDLGTFLSLDEEQSLAEALEERAG, from the coding sequence ATGAAGGCAGTGAGGAGCGATTCGTTCTGCGTCAACGGAGGTCACAAGGTGACCGTACAAGGTTCTCCGCTCCGGTTAGTTGTGTTCGGTATCGAGGGTCAGCGTTACGCCCTGCGTCTCGATACGGTGGAGCGGGTGCTGCCGATGGCGGCTGTCTCGCCGCTGCCGAAGGCGCCCTCTGTGGCGCTCGGCGTGATCAACCTGCACGGGCAGGTTGTGCCGGTTCTTGACATCCGAAGCCGCTTCAGCTTGCCGTCCTGCGACTATGGCATTACCGGACGCCTCCTGGTCGCTCGGACGCATCGGCGAATCCTGGCCTTGCCGGTGGATGAGGTCGTTGGGGTGACGGAGGTGGCCGGAGATACTGTCATGCCTCCGGGCACTGTCCTTCCCGGGATCGGGTACGTAGCGGGAATCGTCGCGCTCGCAGACGGCCTCATCTTCATCCATGACCTGGGCACCTTCCTGTCCCTCGACGAAGAGCAATCGTTGGCCGAAGCCCTGGAGGAACGAGCAGGATGA
- a CDS encoding chemotaxis protein CheW: MSETRQAIDWQEIYSRLAQTRRHLETSERRSLDEVERILRDRAFVLAQPLPEVQSPRELLDMLVCAIAREQYGIEMAFVLEVIPFRELTPVPCAPPFLLGVVNHRGRILPVLDLRRLLELPGQKDTEAGQIVAVQAVGMTLGISADSMVGTVQVALQDVSLPPVTLTGERHKIVRGVTKEMVAVLDLEALARDPRITVNEEVT, encoded by the coding sequence ATGAGTGAGACACGACAGGCGATCGACTGGCAGGAGATCTACTCCAGGCTGGCGCAGACACGGAGGCATCTCGAAACCAGCGAACGTCGTTCTCTTGACGAGGTCGAGCGGATTTTGAGGGATCGGGCTTTCGTGTTGGCGCAGCCGTTGCCGGAGGTCCAGAGCCCGCGAGAGCTCCTCGACATGCTGGTCTGCGCTATTGCGCGAGAGCAGTACGGAATTGAAATGGCGTTCGTCCTGGAGGTGATCCCCTTCCGGGAGCTGACACCGGTGCCCTGCGCACCGCCGTTTCTGCTCGGTGTAGTCAACCACCGCGGCCGGATCCTTCCAGTCTTAGACCTCCGAAGGTTGCTCGAGCTGCCGGGACAAAAGGACACCGAGGCGGGCCAAATCGTGGCGGTCCAGGCCGTGGGGATGACACTAGGAATCTCTGCCGACAGCATGGTGGGCACGGTCCAAGTTGCGCTGCAAGACGTGTCACTGCCTCCGGTCACCCTCACAGGCGAGCGTCACAAGATCGTCAGAGGCGTGACGAAGGAGATGGTGGCGGTGCTGGATCTCGAGGCGCTGGCTCGAGACCCGCGGATCACAGTCAACGAAGAGGTCACATGA
- a CDS encoding protein-glutamate O-methyltransferase produces the protein MRLSDEACREMQELIARRLGLDFPENRQADLERGLARALRGASIRSPDAYLAWLATLPDESPEWRRLADHLTVGETYFFRDPGCFEALEQQVLPSLIAERRSAGNLRLRFWSAGCATGEEPYSLAILLDRLLPDLADWSLTILATDINSEALEVARRGVYRQWPLRETPSWVRDRYFYRHETEAYEVDPRIQRMVSLAPLNLAEDGYPAVVTNTTAMDLILCRNVLMYFTDEAQRACVTRLQRALVPGGWLVVGPAEASTDLLSPLAPVTFPNAILYRKEQPSASSHQPSAFVPSPPFAFPQPLSPNSQPPSSAPQPLSPNPQPLLERARALADQGNLEEAYHLCKTALAKDQLDPEAHLLLAAICQERGEISEALETLRRVIYLTPDSASAYFLMGSLLLRQGKRGQGRRSMETVVSLLQTVPGHETVAGSAGLTAGRLLETARAYLELSA, from the coding sequence ATGAGGCTATCTGACGAGGCATGCCGGGAGATGCAGGAATTGATCGCCAGGCGGTTGGGGCTGGACTTTCCTGAGAATCGTCAGGCTGACCTCGAGCGGGGGCTCGCGCGGGCGCTCCGAGGCGCATCGATTCGGTCGCCGGACGCGTATCTGGCATGGCTGGCTACCTTGCCGGATGAGAGTCCGGAGTGGAGGCGGCTGGCCGACCACCTTACGGTGGGCGAAACCTACTTCTTCCGCGACCCGGGCTGCTTTGAGGCGCTGGAGCAGCAGGTCCTTCCCTCCCTTATTGCCGAACGCCGGTCGGCGGGTAACCTCAGGCTCCGGTTCTGGAGCGCCGGATGCGCCACCGGCGAAGAGCCGTACTCTCTCGCCATCCTGCTGGATCGCTTGCTCCCAGACCTCGCGGATTGGTCGCTGACGATTCTGGCGACAGACATCAATTCGGAGGCTCTGGAGGTGGCCCGGCGAGGGGTATATCGGCAGTGGCCGCTCCGCGAAACCCCTTCATGGGTTCGGGATCGATACTTCTACCGCCACGAAACAGAGGCGTATGAGGTAGACCCAAGGATTCAACGAATGGTCAGTCTTGCCCCGCTTAACCTGGCCGAGGATGGGTATCCGGCCGTCGTCACCAATACCACCGCTATGGATCTGATCCTTTGTCGCAACGTCCTGATGTACTTTACCGACGAGGCCCAACGGGCGTGCGTCACGCGTTTGCAACGGGCGCTTGTACCCGGAGGATGGCTAGTCGTCGGTCCGGCTGAAGCCTCTACCGATCTGCTCAGCCCGCTGGCCCCCGTGACCTTCCCCAACGCCATCTTGTATCGGAAGGAGCAGCCATCGGCTAGCAGCCATCAGCCATCAGCTTTCGTCCCCTCGCCCCCATTTGCTTTTCCCCAACCCCTATCCCCCAACTCCCAACCCCCGTCTTCTGCTCCCCAACCCCTATCCCCCAACCCCCAGCCCCTGCTCGAGCGCGCGCGAGCGTTGGCCGATCAAGGCAACCTGGAGGAAGCCTACCATTTGTGTAAGACCGCGCTGGCGAAGGATCAGCTTGACCCCGAAGCCCACCTTCTTTTGGCTGCGATCTGTCAGGAACGAGGGGAGATCTCCGAAGCGCTTGAAACGCTCCGTCGGGTTATTTACCTGACGCCGGATTCGGCGTCGGCCTACTTCCTCATGGGGAGCCTGCTGCTGCGACAGGGGAAGCGCGGCCAGGGACGGCGATCCATGGAGACGGTGGTGAGCCTCTTACAGACCGTTCCCGGCCATGAGACAGTGGCGGGCAGTGCCGGCCTGACGGCGGGTCGGCTTCTGGAGACCGCCCGGGCGTATCTGGAGTTGTCCGCATGA
- a CDS encoding chemotaxis response regulator protein-glutamate methylesterase, whose protein sequence is MIRIVVADDSATVREYLVYLLRQDPTLEVVGAAKEGLEVVEQAERLKPDIILMDVNMPRLNGFEATRRIMERVPTPIVMVSASFSRDEMAMTFEALKAGALMVVDKPGGPDHPNHVESARRLVEAVKLMAEVKVVRRWRRAERLSAVRGMIEWATARPCRLIAIGASTGGPPVMAEILRGLPRDLMVAVLVVQHIVPGFIGGLCDWLGMETRLTVKPAETGEAIRSGTVYLAPDGLQMGVTPNGRIRLTKGSEGGSFCPSVSYLFQSVADSYGRSAVGILLTGMGRDGADGLKRLRDAGGMTIAQDEASSAVFGMPGEAIRLGAAEYVLSPEQIAATIRSLATR, encoded by the coding sequence GTGATTCGGATAGTTGTGGCGGACGATTCGGCGACGGTGCGGGAGTATCTGGTCTACCTGCTCAGACAGGACCCCACACTTGAGGTGGTGGGCGCTGCCAAGGAGGGTCTTGAGGTTGTGGAACAGGCCGAGCGGCTGAAGCCGGACATCATCCTCATGGACGTCAACATGCCGCGACTGAACGGCTTCGAGGCGACACGACGGATCATGGAGCGGGTGCCTACGCCCATCGTAATGGTAAGCGCCAGCTTCAGCCGCGACGAGATGGCCATGACATTTGAGGCCCTCAAGGCGGGAGCGCTCATGGTGGTGGACAAGCCCGGCGGACCCGATCATCCGAACCACGTGGAGAGTGCCCGGAGGCTGGTCGAGGCGGTCAAACTGATGGCGGAGGTGAAGGTGGTCCGGCGTTGGCGACGCGCGGAACGGCTATCGGCGGTACGAGGGATGATCGAATGGGCAACCGCCCGGCCGTGTCGGCTTATTGCAATCGGCGCGTCCACCGGCGGTCCGCCGGTGATGGCAGAGATTCTGCGTGGACTGCCGCGCGACCTAATGGTTGCCGTTCTGGTCGTCCAACATATCGTACCGGGATTCATCGGGGGATTATGCGACTGGCTCGGCATGGAGACTCGCCTGACGGTGAAGCCGGCCGAGACGGGCGAGGCGATTCGGTCCGGAACCGTCTATCTCGCCCCCGACGGCTTGCAGATGGGGGTGACGCCGAACGGCCGAATCCGGCTGACGAAAGGGTCGGAAGGGGGGAGTTTTTGCCCCTCGGTTTCGTACCTGTTTCAGTCGGTGGCGGACAGCTATGGGCGATCGGCTGTCGGGATCCTCCTGACCGGGATGGGTCGGGACGGCGCGGACGGCCTCAAGCGGCTTCGGGACGCGGGCGGGATGACCATCGCCCAGGATGAGGCGAGCAGTGCGGTGTTCGGGATGCCGGGGGAGGCCATCCGCCTTGGAGCGGCCGAGTACGTGCTCTCCCCGGAACAAATCGCAGCGACGATCCGCTCCCTGGCGACCCGTTGA
- a CDS encoding septal ring lytic transglycosylase RlpA family protein: MKSLTYRISGEIPYGAVRRCTASWHHLSTIYLCDRSGGESVRKSYRSAIPALSLLLLLFLTSCASISQGPRAWEDPSGEQGLASWYGHPYHGRRTSSGEVYDMYQLTAAHREIPLGSWVEVVNLGNGRSLTVRINDRGPFIDGRIIDLSYASAQLLGVVGPGTAPVRVRLTQAPPQRQAPEPTRYSVQVASFVSESNARTLKAELEQKMTGVYLVKAQVNGDVYFRVRVGRFASHAEARTAAERLASFGYRVLILGSDDRF; encoded by the coding sequence GTGAAATCCCTCACCTATCGGATATCAGGGGAAATCCCCTATGGCGCAGTCCGTCGCTGCACCGCATCCTGGCATCATCTCTCGACGATCTATTTGTGCGACCGATCAGGAGGTGAATCAGTGCGCAAATCATACAGATCCGCGATCCCTGCACTTTCCCTGCTGTTGCTGTTGTTTCTGACCTCGTGCGCGTCGATCAGTCAGGGGCCGCGCGCGTGGGAAGACCCGTCGGGCGAGCAGGGGCTGGCGTCCTGGTACGGCCACCCCTACCATGGGCGCCGCACGAGCAGCGGCGAGGTCTACGACATGTATCAGCTCACGGCCGCGCACCGCGAGATTCCCCTCGGAAGCTGGGTGGAGGTGGTCAACCTCGGCAACGGTCGTTCGCTGACGGTTCGGATCAACGACCGCGGGCCGTTCATTGACGGTCGGATCATCGACCTGTCGTATGCCTCGGCCCAGTTGCTCGGCGTCGTGGGACCCGGAACGGCGCCGGTCAGGGTTCGACTCACCCAGGCGCCGCCGCAGCGGCAGGCGCCGGAACCCACCCGATATTCGGTACAGGTGGCCTCATTTGTCTCGGAGTCGAACGCGCGTACCCTGAAGGCGGAGTTGGAGCAGAAGATGACCGGTGTGTACCTGGTGAAGGCCCAGGTCAACGGGGACGTCTATTTCCGGGTCCGTGTCGGCCGGTTTGCCTCGCACGCCGAGGCGAGGACCGCCGCCGAGCGGCTGGCGTCGTTCGGCTATCGCGTCCTGATCCTGGGTTCTGACGACCGCTTCTGA
- the bioD gene encoding dethiobiotin synthase produces the protein MNLVKHSGLFVIGTDTGVGKTLVTAGLAYALRACGVDVGVMKPVETGCSTRDGRLRPPDALALREAAGTRDALDLINPYRFREPLAPMVAAERLRRTIDVDRLLERFDRLADRHTVMLVEGAGGLLVPVTEKVSFLDLAVRLQLPLLIVIGSRLGALNHARLTVEAACAAGVPVVGAIVNRVTAERSLARTTNVSALRRLLPIPIFGEIPHLSDIRGNPLWRSPSLHRILASSLDDLFVRPIRR, from the coding sequence ATGAACCTCGTGAAACATTCCGGTCTGTTTGTGATCGGGACCGATACCGGCGTCGGGAAGACGCTGGTCACGGCGGGGCTGGCGTATGCGTTGCGGGCCTGCGGGGTCGATGTCGGGGTGATGAAGCCGGTCGAGACCGGCTGTTCGACTCGAGACGGACGATTGCGACCGCCGGATGCCTTGGCGCTGCGTGAGGCGGCCGGCACGCGGGATGCCCTTGACCTGATCAACCCCTATCGCTTCCGTGAGCCGTTGGCGCCGATGGTGGCGGCTGAGCGGTTACGACGGACTATTGACGTCGACCGGTTGCTGGAGCGCTTCGACCGGCTGGCCGATCGACATACGGTCATGCTGGTGGAGGGCGCGGGCGGCCTGTTGGTACCCGTCACAGAAAAGGTGTCGTTCCTCGATCTCGCGGTCCGGCTGCAACTGCCCCTGCTTATCGTCATCGGGTCCAGGCTTGGGGCGCTGAACCACGCCAGGCTGACGGTCGAGGCGGCGTGTGCTGCCGGTGTCCCGGTGGTCGGGGCCATCGTCAATCGCGTGACTGCCGAGCGGTCGCTTGCTCGAACGACCAACGTATCGGCCCTCCGCCGCCTCTTACCGATCCCAATATTCGGTGAAATCCCTCACCTATCGGATATCAGGGGAAATCCCCTATGGCGCAGTCCGTCGCTGCACCGCATCCTGGCATCATCTCTCGACGATCTATTTGTGCGACCGATCAGGAGGTGA
- a CDS encoding PIN domain nuclease — protein sequence MILTDAGPLVALIDRGESDHVRCRKALTELQGPLLTTWPAFTEAMYLLGEAAGWTAQEALWRLLNRGDLVIDTPRHVPHIATLMAKYQNVPMDLADASLVALAEDRGLSVIFTLDHDFHIYRLPRGKAFTIIPAASP from the coding sequence GTGATCCTGACCGACGCCGGTCCCCTGGTAGCGCTCATCGACCGCGGGGAGTCTGATCACGTGCGGTGTCGCAAGGCGCTCACCGAATTACAGGGTCCTCTACTGACCACCTGGCCGGCATTTACCGAAGCCATGTATCTGCTTGGGGAAGCGGCGGGGTGGACAGCCCAGGAAGCGCTCTGGCGTCTGCTCAACCGGGGCGACCTGGTCATCGATACGCCACGGCACGTGCCGCATATTGCAACCCTGATGGCGAAGTATCAGAACGTCCCGATGGATCTGGCCGACGCCTCGCTGGTTGCGCTGGCTGAAGACCGGGGCCTGTCGGTGATTTTTACGTTGGACCACGATTTCCACATTTATCGACTTCCGCGCGGGAAAGCCTTCACAATCATTCCAGCCGCATCCCCGTAG
- a CDS encoding chemotaxis protein — translation MRWTVGQRIAVGYAVILLLLAVIAGAGIYALPRTADTFFSAVRQQEQSLEALRADERLTSANANFLRYLLTGDQKFLKVMEDRLSSGRRSLTALRDASTTSALKSEWEEVLGLVTLLDQGQNAAIAAKAARREAEALRIGAERVYPIRERLSSLIDRLVASDRARAKEAAQSAAAAASRAFWVIVFVSAFALAAGVVIAWASARSIIGPLRDAIAMLGSASSEIVASTTQQASGTAEEATAVQETATTVDEVKQTAQVSAQKARAVTDAVQKTAQASQEGRGAVEAGIKGMQELKARMEAIAERILALSEQGQAIGEIIAVVNDLAEQSNLLAVNAAIEAAKAGEAGKGFAVVAAEVKALAEQSKQATAQVRGILNEIQRATQAAVMAAEQGVKTSDAGVGMAGRSGEAIRLLSEGLTESAQAAQQILASAQQQAAGMDQVAIAMQNIRQASTQNMASTRQVEQAAQNLNELAQRLSTLISGNGAGGRLPVSRRLHAED, via the coding sequence ATGAGATGGACAGTCGGTCAGCGGATTGCGGTCGGATATGCGGTGATTCTACTGCTCCTGGCGGTGATCGCGGGCGCCGGCATCTATGCGCTTCCGCGTACGGCTGATACGTTCTTCAGCGCGGTGCGCCAGCAGGAGCAGAGCCTCGAGGCCCTGCGTGCCGACGAACGGCTCACCTCAGCGAATGCGAACTTCCTCCGCTATCTCCTCACCGGGGACCAGAAGTTCCTAAAGGTGATGGAGGACAGACTTTCGAGCGGCCGCCGGAGCCTCACAGCGCTCCGCGACGCAAGCACCACTTCAGCATTGAAAAGCGAGTGGGAGGAGGTGCTGGGTCTCGTGACGTTGCTTGACCAAGGGCAGAATGCGGCGATTGCAGCCAAGGCGGCCCGTCGAGAGGCCGAGGCGCTCCGTATCGGTGCAGAACGGGTGTACCCGATACGTGAACGGCTGTCATCCTTGATTGACCGCCTTGTCGCTTCCGACCGGGCTCGTGCCAAAGAGGCCGCACAGTCGGCGGCCGCGGCGGCCTCTCGCGCCTTCTGGGTCATCGTCTTCGTGTCGGCGTTCGCGCTGGCCGCCGGGGTCGTGATCGCCTGGGCGTCCGCTCGTTCCATCATCGGTCCCTTGCGCGACGCCATTGCGATGTTGGGTTCTGCATCCTCAGAGATTGTTGCCTCGACGACCCAGCAGGCGTCGGGCACGGCCGAAGAGGCCACTGCGGTCCAGGAGACCGCGACGACCGTGGACGAGGTCAAGCAGACCGCGCAGGTGTCGGCTCAGAAAGCGCGAGCGGTGACGGACGCCGTGCAGAAAACGGCCCAGGCCTCTCAAGAGGGGCGGGGGGCGGTGGAAGCAGGCATCAAGGGGATGCAGGAGCTGAAGGCGCGGATGGAGGCGATCGCGGAGCGGATTCTGGCCTTGAGCGAGCAGGGTCAGGCCATCGGTGAGATCATCGCCGTCGTCAACGATCTGGCTGAGCAGTCGAACCTGCTGGCGGTGAACGCGGCGATTGAGGCGGCCAAGGCCGGCGAAGCGGGGAAGGGGTTTGCGGTGGTGGCGGCCGAGGTGAAGGCGTTGGCCGAGCAGTCCAAGCAGGCCACCGCACAGGTGCGCGGCATCCTGAACGAGATCCAGCGGGCGACGCAGGCAGCGGTCATGGCGGCGGAGCAGGGGGTCAAGACCTCGGATGCCGGGGTCGGGATGGCCGGTCGAAGCGGCGAGGCGATCCGGTTGCTGAGCGAGGGCTTGACCGAATCGGCGCAGGCGGCGCAACAGATCCTGGCCTCCGCCCAACAGCAGGCGGCGGGGATGGATCAGGTGGCGATCGCGATGCAGAACATCCGGCAGGCCTCCACGCAGAACATGGCTTCCACCCGACAAGTAGAACAGGCGGCCCAGAACCTGAATGAGCTGGCCCAGCGGCTGAGCACGCTGATTTCGGGGAACGGCGCCGGTGGGCGGCTGCCGGTCAGCCGTCGGCTCCATGCCGAGGACTGA
- a CDS encoding hybrid sensor histidine kinase/response regulator, which translates to MTASRNQEIKARLLATFRVEAEEHLQAITTNLLALEGGPPPAQTRELVEATFREMHTLKGAARSVSLMDVEALCQACESVLSQVVQGRLVLNRSLVDGVQEAVDGVARLLSGHADSTTASDLIRRLEETGDRGRGLGVGPQSPTPNLQPPTPVPYGDTVRLSTAKLDALLLQAEDLLVPKLAAGERAREAQGLLEAVKRLRAGDRGWGLGVRKPSPNPHPLSPGLYAPSPALRALEAQAEALCRHLAVDQRTIGRAVDGLQEELRQIRLMPASTILDLFPRMIRDLASERGKEIEWATQGADLEVDRKILEAMKEPLIHLVRNAVDHGIESSETRAQTGKTGHGRVAVTIASLEGGRVEIRVEDDGRGIDFAGVRAAAVRIRVLTAEAAETLTDAEAMELIYRSGLSTSPIITDLSGHGLGLAIVKERVERLGGEIGVETRAGVGTTVRIIVPASIATFRGLLVRVGEQPFLLPMEGIEQAIRVGADAIERVEGREAIRWSGHPLPVARLCDLLGLPQQQNSDPPHPPSPNLHPPSFGVVVQSGDERAGLLVDEILGEREVLVKEFGPPLVRVKNVAGTGLLGGGEVVLILRTADLLKSARRLYRAPAPPAEKGEQRGQAVILVVDDSITTRTMEKNLLEAAGYRVCTAVDGMEAWTLLKSEEVDLVVSDLDMPRLDGFELTARIRADRKLADLPVVLVTALESRQDKERGVEVGANAYIIKSSFDQSNLLEIIGRLI; encoded by the coding sequence ATGACGGCGAGTCGGAACCAAGAAATCAAGGCGCGGCTGCTGGCCACGTTTCGGGTGGAGGCCGAAGAGCACTTGCAGGCGATCACGACGAACCTCCTGGCCTTGGAAGGGGGTCCGCCGCCTGCTCAGACCCGTGAGCTGGTGGAGGCGACGTTCCGCGAGATGCACACCCTGAAAGGCGCCGCCCGCTCTGTGAGCCTGATGGATGTGGAGGCGCTCTGCCAGGCGTGTGAATCGGTCCTGAGTCAGGTTGTTCAGGGTCGCCTAGTACTCAATCGTTCGCTTGTGGATGGCGTGCAGGAGGCGGTCGATGGCGTGGCCCGCCTGCTGTCCGGACACGCCGATTCGACGACGGCGTCCGATCTGATCCGGCGCCTCGAAGAGACGGGGGATAGGGGTCGGGGGTTAGGGGTTGGTCCCCAATCCCCAACCCCCAATCTCCAACCCCCAACACCTGTCCCCTACGGGGACACCGTCCGGCTATCCACGGCCAAGCTGGATGCGCTGCTGCTGCAGGCCGAGGACCTCCTGGTCCCAAAGCTCGCTGCCGGGGAGCGAGCGCGAGAAGCACAAGGGTTGCTCGAGGCGGTGAAGCGGCTGAGAGCAGGGGATAGGGGATGGGGGTTGGGGGTTAGGAAACCATCCCCCAACCCCCATCCCCTATCCCCTGGTCTTTATGCCCCATCCCCCGCTCTTCGGGCGTTGGAGGCTCAGGCCGAGGCGCTGTGCCGGCATCTCGCCGTGGACCAACGAACGATCGGCAGGGCGGTGGATGGTCTGCAGGAAGAGTTGCGGCAGATACGGCTGATGCCCGCTTCGACGATCCTGGATCTCTTTCCGCGGATGATTCGCGACCTGGCAAGCGAGCGCGGTAAAGAGATAGAGTGGGCGACTCAAGGCGCCGATCTGGAGGTGGATCGGAAGATCCTGGAGGCGATGAAAGAGCCGCTCATCCATCTGGTGCGAAACGCCGTTGATCACGGTATCGAGTCGTCCGAGACCCGGGCGCAGACAGGCAAGACCGGCCATGGTCGCGTCGCGGTGACCATCGCCTCACTGGAGGGCGGGCGGGTCGAGATCCGCGTGGAGGACGACGGGCGCGGGATCGATTTCGCGGGGGTCAGGGCAGCGGCCGTCCGGATCCGTGTCCTGACGGCCGAGGCGGCGGAGACCCTGACCGATGCCGAGGCAATGGAACTGATCTATCGCTCCGGCCTCAGTACGAGCCCGATTATTACCGATCTCTCCGGGCACGGCTTGGGGCTGGCCATCGTGAAGGAGCGGGTCGAGCGGCTGGGCGGCGAGATCGGGGTCGAGACGCGGGCGGGGGTGGGGACAACGGTGCGGATTATCGTCCCAGCCAGCATCGCGACCTTCCGCGGCCTTCTGGTTCGGGTCGGCGAGCAGCCGTTCCTCCTTCCGATGGAGGGGATCGAGCAGGCGATCCGGGTGGGCGCGGATGCGATCGAGCGTGTGGAGGGCCGCGAAGCGATTCGTTGGAGCGGTCATCCCCTTCCTGTCGCCCGGCTCTGCGACCTGTTGGGGCTCCCGCAGCAGCAGAACTCAGACCCTCCCCATCCCCCATCCCCTAACCTCCACCCCCCGTCATTCGGCGTCGTCGTGCAGTCCGGCGACGAACGGGCGGGACTCCTGGTTGATGAGATCCTGGGGGAGCGGGAGGTACTGGTTAAGGAGTTCGGACCACCGCTTGTCCGGGTGAAGAACGTGGCAGGGACGGGTCTCCTGGGGGGCGGCGAGGTCGTGTTGATCCTCCGCACGGCCGATCTTTTGAAGTCAGCCCGGCGACTCTATCGCGCCCCTGCGCCCCCTGCAGAGAAGGGGGAGCAGCGTGGCCAGGCGGTCATTCTCGTGGTCGACGACTCCATTACAACGCGGACGATGGAGAAGAACCTCCTGGAGGCGGCAGGCTACCGGGTGTGCACGGCGGTGGACGGAATGGAGGCCTGGACGCTGCTCAAGAGCGAGGAGGTCGATCTGGTGGTGTCAGACCTGGACATGCCCCGGTTGGACGGCTTTGAGCTGACGGCCCGGATCCGGGCCGACCGGAAGCTGGCCGACCTGCCGGTGGTGCTGGTGACGGCGCTCGAGTCGCGGCAAGACAAGGAACGGGGGGTTGAAGTGGGCGCCAACGCCTACATCATCAAGTCGAGCTTTGACCAGTCGAACCTCCTCGAGATCATTGGGCGACTGATATAA